In a single window of the Rhopalosiphum padi isolate XX-2018 chromosome 1, ASM2088224v1, whole genome shotgun sequence genome:
- the LOC132917194 gene encoding keratinocyte proline-rich protein-like has product MNALTIAVAVLSATVTLLAAEATPNSYVSYKNPSTCRSAEPSCATLDRSDSDEEGCTCSGSWQPHCCCPRPRPYSLPPCRQQPTCRPSSCSAPPSATGPAQYQTVSYSPWPTASTSSCPDLPCSAPSPSPCPCPAAAAVPAPAPARLCTCSPFPDQPPCPYCARLQQSPCPSGGPAPSSSVSGLSLSDLAEFMSPSAPCIVPPQRPLLPKLIPVMLKPLSFNVHRPSAACRLGLQGYAGSAPSLLSPCGCGSAPSPYEFYNNK; this is encoded by the exons ATGAACGCTTTAACAATAGCCGTCGCTGTGTTATCCGCAACAGTGACTCTCTTAGCCGCCGAG GCAACGCCGAACTCGTACGTCTCGTACAAAAACCCGTCGACATGTCGCTCGGCAGAACCATCGTGTGCAACACTCGATCGTTCGGACTCCGACGAAGAAGGCTGCACCTGCAGTGGATCGTGGCAGCCGCATTGCTGCTGTCCGCGTCCGCGTCCTTACAGCCTCCCGCCCTGCAGACAACAACCCACTTGCCGTCCGTCGTCTTGCAGCGCCCCCCCGTCAGCAACGGGACCTGCCCAGTACCAGACCGTCTCGTACTCACCTTGGCCGACCGCATCCACATCGTCCTGCCCAGACCTCCCGTGTTCGGCTCCGAGCCCCAGCCCCTGCCCCTGCCCTGCGGCTGCAGCAGTTCCGGCGCCCGCGCCCGCACGACTGTGTACGTGTTCACCGTTTCCCGATCAGCCGCCTTGTCCCTACTGTGCACGTCTGCAGCAGTCGCCTTGTCCGTCCGGCGGGCCTGCGCCGTCGTCGTCGGTTAGCGGTCTGTCGCTGTCCGACTTGGCCGAGTTCATGTCGCCCTCGGCCCCGTGCATCGTGCCCCCGCAACGGCCGCTGCTGCCGAAATTGATACCCGTCATGCTGAAACCGCTGTCGTTCAACGTGCACCGACCTTCGGCTGCGTGTCGGCTCGGATTGCAAGGATATGCCGGCTCGGCGCCGTCGCTATTATCGCCGTGCGGCTGCGGTTCTGCACCGTCACCGtacgaattttataataataaataa
- the LOC132931738 gene encoding mucin-2-like produces the protein MTSFRILMVLAMLQVITKISNASHVSSISPSHGLLSINSDSSDLSQNIDNFSGLFSPSSLSNSISTTAYGYASESSSNSNLTQQSTTTSLLSPISTSTPEQPTKSTTSRLTSTAATLALSSTQTPLPLLDTVLTQSVLLKLPRSSITPSTSYINNLITLPSSNPTLASSSTPTSLESTNSYPTTSSPMNVHSSTPILYTSEPFSTTLTPVISTPLYLPESTHNLDQPTQQAINLYLSSSSPTEVSSPVLSSVPLFNSIPSSELTLVPESASYSMPENNLSPALLELFLKLKALSETQ, from the exons ATGACAAgttttagaattttgatggTTCTAGCTATGCTTCAAGTGATAACTAag ATCAGTAATGCAAGTCATGTCAGCTCAATTTCTCCATCTCATGGATTGCTCTCCATAAATTCTGATTCATCAGATTTATCGCAAAATATCGATAATTTTTCAGGCTTGTTTTCTCCGTCATCTTTATCGAATTCAATTTCTACAACTGCCTATGGTTATGCATCAGAATCTTCATCAAATTCAAATCTCACTCAGCAATCGACGACTACATCATTACTTTCACCCATTTCTACTTCTACTCCTGAACAACCAACCAAATCCACAACATCGCGTTTAACAAGTACAGCTGCTACGTTAGCGTTATCTTCTACACAGACTCCGTTACCATTATTGGATACAGTTCTTACTCAATCTGTATTATTGAAGTTACCACGTTCAAGTATTACACCATCTACCTCATATATAAATAACCTAATAACTTTGCCGAGTTCTAATCCTACTCTAGCTTCATCATCTACACCTACTTCATTAGAGTCTACGAATTCATATCCTACAACATCTTCTCCAATGAATGTACATAGTTCAACTCCCATTCTATATACATCTGAACCATTCAGCACAACTCTTACTCCTGTTATATCTACCCCATTATATTTACCAGAATCAACACATAATCTTGATCAGCCCACTCAGCaagctattaatttatatttatcaagttCATCTCCAACTGAAGTATCTTCTCCTGTGTTGTCTTCAGtacctttatttaattcaattccCAGTTCAGAACTAACTCTAGTACCAGAATCAGCTTCATATTCAATGCCTGAGAATAATCTAAGTCCCGCTTTActagaactttttttaaaactcaaagCTTTATCGGAAACCCAATAA